In a genomic window of Acidobacteriota bacterium:
- a CDS encoding ATP-binding protein translates to MTPRACPSCHGTGYVVQEMKGRLVAASCSCRNADRISRLVGRAGIPQRYRNACVFETFRPRNASQEKALLLARKYAEDFPAFPRDRPSGLLFMGPCGVGKTHLAVSILQELLLRKGIPVLFADLNELYREIWASYGRREPGETEYDILAPLVEAPLLLIDELGCRDSVWAQDTLLYLVSQRHSELRPTLCTTNYLDAPAAGEASLESRIGVRARSRLLEMCLTVPMDGPDHRKR, encoded by the coding sequence ATGACGCCGAGAGCCTGCCCCTCCTGCCACGGGACGGGCTACGTGGTCCAGGAGATGAAGGGACGCCTGGTGGCGGCGTCCTGCTCGTGCCGCAACGCCGACCGCATCTCCCGCCTCGTGGGCCGGGCCGGCATCCCTCAGCGCTATCGCAACGCGTGCGTCTTCGAGACCTTCCGGCCCCGAAACGCCTCCCAGGAAAAGGCCCTGCTCCTGGCCCGGAAATACGCCGAGGATTTTCCCGCCTTCCCGAGGGACCGGCCGTCGGGGCTCCTCTTCATGGGGCCGTGCGGCGTGGGCAAGACCCATCTGGCCGTCTCCATTCTCCAGGAACTCCTTCTGAGGAAAGGGATCCCCGTCCTGTTCGCCGACCTCAACGAACTCTATCGGGAGATCTGGGCCTCCTACGGGCGCAGGGAGCCGGGGGAGACGGAGTACGACATCCTCGCGCCCCTGGTGGAGGCGCCCCTACTCCTCATCGACGAACTGGGTTGCCGGGATTCGGTCTGGGCCCAGGACACGCTCCTCTATCTGGTGAGCCAGCGCCACAGCGAACTGCGCCCCACCCTCTGCACCACCAACTACCTCGACGCGCCCGCCGCCGGAGAGGCCTCCCTCGAGTCCCGCATCGGAGTCCGCGCCCGCTCCCGGCTGCTCGAAATGTGCCTCACGGTCCCCATGGACGGCCCCGACCACCGGAAAAGGTAG
- a CDS encoding sigma 54-interacting transcriptional regulator has protein sequence MEKLIPDPNARRILDAMNDGVIVTNVERKVVFINEAARSLLGVKEGDALDQRCKSITHSSECEYSCPMTRALQQDSDLSGLSMFYRGRNGQVLNCRTSVILLRDAAGKVVGGVEIFTDTTQVVRLQEQAEERFSFSNIVGANAAMQEVFDLIRMVAETDSTVLITGESGTGKELVASAIHFHSLRKNRSFVKVNCAALNEGVLESELFGHVRGAFTGAVADKMGRFEMAHGGTLFLDEIGEIPPSTQVKLLRVLQEGEMERVGSSKTVKIDARVIAATNRDLAVSMQEGGFRQDLFYRLNVFRIHLPALRERKDDIPLLVDHFMRKIAAKMPQKRIEGVEEEVLARLLEYDFPGNIRELENLIEHAAIRCRDGIIRSRDLPLPTAPPEEAPALLYQIHSPLETVERDLILKLLEANGWKINRTAERLGISRVTLWRKMKEYGIQKREGS, from the coding sequence TTGGAAAAGCTGATCCCTGATCCCAACGCTCGGCGCATCCTGGACGCCATGAACGACGGGGTCATCGTCACGAACGTGGAGCGGAAGGTGGTCTTCATCAACGAGGCGGCCCGAAGTCTCCTCGGGGTGAAGGAGGGGGACGCCCTCGACCAGCGGTGCAAGAGCATCACCCACTCTTCCGAATGCGAATACTCCTGCCCCATGACGCGGGCGCTCCAGCAGGACAGCGACCTCTCGGGGCTCTCGATGTTCTACCGGGGCCGGAACGGGCAGGTGCTCAACTGCCGGACCAGCGTGATCCTCCTGAGGGACGCCGCGGGCAAGGTGGTGGGCGGCGTGGAGATCTTCACCGACACGACGCAGGTGGTCCGGCTGCAGGAACAGGCGGAGGAGCGTTTCTCCTTCTCCAACATCGTGGGCGCCAACGCGGCCATGCAGGAGGTCTTCGACCTCATTCGCATGGTGGCCGAAACCGACTCCACGGTCCTGATCACCGGCGAGAGCGGGACGGGAAAGGAGCTGGTGGCCAGCGCCATCCATTTCCACTCGCTGAGAAAGAACCGCTCCTTCGTGAAGGTGAATTGCGCGGCCCTCAACGAGGGGGTCCTGGAGAGCGAACTCTTCGGGCATGTCCGCGGCGCCTTCACGGGGGCCGTCGCCGACAAGATGGGCCGGTTCGAGATGGCCCACGGGGGCACTCTGTTCCTGGACGAGATCGGCGAGATTCCGCCCTCGACGCAGGTGAAACTGCTCCGGGTCCTCCAGGAGGGGGAAATGGAGCGCGTTGGCTCCTCGAAAACCGTCAAGATCGACGCCCGGGTGATCGCCGCCACGAACAGGGACCTGGCCGTCTCCATGCAGGAGGGCGGGTTCCGGCAGGACCTCTTCTACCGGCTCAACGTGTTCCGCATCCACCTTCCGGCGCTGAGGGAAAGAAAGGACGACATCCCGCTCCTCGTGGACCACTTCATGCGGAAAATCGCCGCCAAGATGCCCCAGAAGCGCATCGAGGGCGTGGAGGAGGAGGTTCTCGCGCGCCTGCTCGAGTACGATTTCCCCGGCAACATCCGCGAGCTCGAAAACCTCATCGAACACGCCGCCATCCGGTGCCGGGACGGCATCATCCGGAGCCGGGACCTTCCCCTCCCGACGGCTCCTCCCGAGGAGGCCCCTGCCCTGCTCTACCAGATTCACTCTCCGCTGGAGACGGTGGAGCGGGATCTGATCCTCAAATTGCTCGAGGCCAACGGGTGGAAGATCAACCGCACCGCCGAGAGGCTGGGCATCAGCCGCGTCACGCTCTGGCGGAAGATGAAGGAGTACGGGATCCAGAAGCGCGAGGGCTCCTGA
- a CDS encoding (2Fe-2S) ferredoxin domain-containing protein — protein sequence MSEEVDPRDRIYVLVCKGDSCSKRGNPERVRVALKQAVRDLPAKSVKVSYVSCLGMCGEGPNVLVCRGDTAYHRCNGNEASRIVELVRGKLGKADP from the coding sequence ATGAGCGAAGAGGTGGATCCGCGCGACCGGATCTACGTGCTGGTGTGCAAGGGGGACTCCTGCTCCAAGAGGGGGAACCCCGAACGCGTCCGCGTGGCGCTCAAGCAGGCGGTGAGGGATCTCCCCGCCAAATCGGTGAAAGTCTCGTACGTCTCCTGTCTGGGCATGTGCGGAGAGGGCCCCAACGTCCTTGTCTGCCGCGGGGATACGGCGTACCATCGTTGCAACGGGAACGAGGCCTCCCGGATCGTGGAACTAGTGAGGGGGAAACTTGGAAAAGCTGATCCCTGA
- a CDS encoding cysteine desulfurase family protein has translation MRLPDGRIYLDCNATTPLDPVVGQVLSRTQASLFGNPSSPYTEGRAAREALEAARGDVASLVGCRPDEVVFTSSGTEANHLALRSAARSRPGRRRVILSAVEHPSVLGQWDALEALGAVVEEVPVDGRGVLDLESLEGSMGADVACVSVMQAHNETGVLQPLDSVGALCRRWGALFHTDAVQAAGKVPLRWAQALPDYLVVAAHKFYGPKGIAVLAVRSGAPVEPMLAGGGQERGRRASTEAVPLAAAMGTACRLASEGLARWPAVERLRDSLEERLRSAHGARVFGEDAPRLPNTSLVSLPGVDASALVRALDEKGVAVATGSACHSGGSGLPRVLARMGIPERCAGTVLRISLGRGTTAGDSAAFAAALRAALGVGS, from the coding sequence ATGCGTCTTCCCGACGGACGAATCTACCTGGACTGCAACGCCACGACCCCATTGGATCCGGTGGTGGGTCAGGTTCTGTCGCGGACCCAGGCCTCCCTCTTCGGCAACCCCTCCAGCCCCTACACCGAGGGCCGGGCCGCGCGCGAGGCCCTGGAGGCGGCGCGGGGGGATGTGGCCTCCTTGGTCGGTTGCCGCCCGGACGAGGTGGTCTTCACCAGCTCGGGCACCGAGGCCAACCACCTCGCTCTCCGTTCGGCGGCCCGGAGCCGGCCCGGCCGGAGGCGGGTGATCCTCTCGGCCGTCGAGCACCCGTCCGTGCTCGGTCAGTGGGACGCCCTCGAGGCCCTTGGCGCGGTGGTGGAAGAGGTTCCCGTGGACGGACGGGGCGTGCTCGACCTCGAGTCCCTGGAAGGGTCCATGGGCGCGGACGTGGCCTGTGTGTCGGTCATGCAGGCGCACAATGAGACCGGCGTCCTCCAGCCCCTCGATTCGGTGGGCGCCCTCTGCCGGCGGTGGGGCGCCCTCTTCCACACGGACGCCGTCCAGGCGGCGGGGAAAGTACCCCTGAGGTGGGCCCAGGCCCTGCCCGACTACCTCGTCGTGGCGGCCCACAAGTTCTACGGTCCAAAAGGGATCGCAGTCCTGGCGGTGCGGTCCGGGGCGCCTGTCGAGCCAATGCTCGCAGGAGGCGGGCAGGAGCGGGGGCGGCGCGCCTCCACCGAAGCCGTGCCTCTGGCCGCTGCCATGGGGACCGCCTGCCGTCTCGCCTCGGAAGGCCTCGCCCGGTGGCCCGCCGTGGAACGCCTGCGGGATTCCCTCGAAGAGCGCCTGCGGTCGGCCCACGGCGCGCGCGTGTTCGGAGAGGATGCCCCGCGCCTCCCGAACACCTCCCTCGTGAGCCTGCCCGGTGTGGACGCCTCGGCCCTCGTCCGCGCCCTGGATGAAAAGGGGGTGGCCGTGGCCACCGGCTCGGCCTGTCACAGCGGCGGATCGGGCCTGCCGAGGGTGCTCGCCCGCATGGGGATACCGGAGCGGTGCGCCGGCACCGTCCTGCGGATCAGCCTCGGGCGCGGCACGACGGCCGGGGATTCGGCGGCCTTCGCCGCTGCCCTCCGCGCCGCACTGGGGGTAGGGTCATGA
- a CDS encoding ferritin family protein, with translation MPTIDPNLLPVDILRMALEREKEAYAFYTEAAGLVKIPATRDALLEMADEEKHHIQKIEEVLDRYFYQDN, from the coding sequence ATGCCGACGATCGATCCGAACCTTCTGCCCGTGGACATCCTGCGAATGGCCCTGGAGCGCGAGAAAGAGGCTTACGCCTTTTACACCGAAGCCGCGGGGCTCGTGAAGATCCCCGCCACGCGCGACGCGCTCCTGGAGATGGCCGACGAGGAGAAGCACCACATCCAGAAGATCGAAGAGGTTCTCGACCGCTACTTCTACCAGGACAACTGA
- a CDS encoding ATP-dependent DNA helicase, with translation MAESVAETLRLGGVLLAEAGTGTGKSLAYLLPALLQNRRVVVSTRTKALQEQLARKDVPLCERLLGRAVRAVVVKGRANYLCRHYYERFLKEPLLKSQKEARLFGRFKRWASETSTGDKAEWEGIPEDLPLWADVNARGERCLGSKCPLYAECFVVLLRREAEAAELVVTNHHLLFADLALKGRWDTAALPEYRHLVLDEAHEAEDAATSFFGVAASRRMLEEWIRDAAPAAASDPSGAASQRLAEAAQAARLFFGAFEGPERREEVRPGEWSPREASMLARLGAVLDAAALALDGVPDPSGEAEGLLLRLEAWREALDFVVRTGDEEHVRWLEVTPRNVTFGASPIEVGPILRGHLFSRLDAAVLTSATLTVGGEFRYLRDRLGLPEESQELRLPSPFDFESQGLLYVPASFPAPNSEEFAGELKGAVRRLIGYSGGRAFVLCTSLRAMRALAEDLEDLDHPVLVQGDEPKGVLLDRFREAGDAVLVATSSFWQGVDVQGEALSLVILDKLPFAVPTDPLVRARVENLRRKGREPFLEYQVPTAAILLQQGAGRLIRSRRDRGVVACFDVRLRTKAYGRILLKSLPPFRVTGREEDVADFFRAGPGGGGP, from the coding sequence ATGGCCGAGTCGGTGGCCGAGACCCTACGTCTGGGGGGGGTTCTCCTGGCCGAGGCGGGCACGGGTACGGGCAAGAGCCTGGCCTACCTTCTGCCCGCCCTCCTCCAGAACCGGCGCGTCGTGGTCTCCACCCGGACCAAGGCCCTGCAGGAACAGCTCGCGCGGAAGGACGTCCCTCTCTGCGAGCGGCTCCTGGGGCGCGCCGTCCGCGCCGTGGTCGTGAAGGGCCGCGCCAACTACCTCTGCCGGCACTATTACGAGCGCTTTTTGAAGGAGCCCCTTCTGAAGTCCCAGAAGGAGGCGCGCCTCTTCGGGCGCTTCAAACGATGGGCGTCGGAAACCTCGACGGGCGACAAGGCGGAATGGGAAGGGATTCCGGAAGATCTCCCCCTCTGGGCCGACGTGAACGCCCGCGGGGAGCGCTGCCTGGGCTCCAAGTGCCCCCTCTACGCCGAGTGTTTCGTGGTTCTCCTCCGGCGCGAGGCGGAAGCCGCCGAACTCGTCGTGACCAACCACCACCTCCTCTTCGCCGATCTCGCCCTCAAGGGCCGGTGGGACACGGCGGCCCTTCCCGAGTACCGCCACCTCGTCCTGGACGAGGCCCACGAGGCCGAGGACGCGGCCACCAGCTTTTTCGGGGTGGCCGCCAGCCGCCGCATGCTGGAGGAGTGGATCCGGGACGCCGCGCCCGCGGCGGCTTCGGACCCGAGCGGCGCGGCCTCCCAGCGGCTCGCCGAGGCCGCCCAGGCCGCCCGGCTTTTCTTCGGGGCCTTCGAGGGACCCGAAAGGAGGGAGGAGGTCCGCCCCGGGGAATGGTCTCCGCGGGAGGCCTCCATGCTGGCCCGCCTGGGAGCGGTCCTGGACGCGGCGGCCCTCGCCCTCGACGGTGTCCCCGATCCGTCGGGCGAGGCGGAGGGCCTTCTCCTGCGCCTGGAGGCCTGGCGGGAGGCCCTCGATTTCGTGGTCCGAACGGGCGACGAGGAGCACGTCCGATGGCTGGAGGTGACGCCCCGAAACGTCACTTTCGGCGCCAGCCCCATCGAGGTGGGCCCCATCCTGAGAGGGCACCTTTTTTCGCGATTGGACGCTGCGGTCCTCACCTCGGCGACCCTGACCGTCGGGGGCGAATTCCGGTACCTGCGGGATCGGCTCGGCCTGCCGGAGGAGAGCCAGGAGCTGCGCCTGCCCAGCCCCTTCGACTTCGAGAGCCAGGGGCTCCTCTACGTCCCGGCCTCCTTTCCGGCGCCCAATTCCGAGGAGTTCGCGGGGGAGCTCAAGGGGGCTGTGCGGCGCCTGATCGGGTACTCGGGGGGCCGCGCCTTCGTCCTCTGCACCTCCCTTCGGGCCATGCGGGCCCTCGCGGAGGATCTCGAGGACCTGGACCATCCGGTTCTGGTCCAGGGCGACGAACCCAAGGGCGTGCTCCTGGACCGTTTCAGGGAGGCGGGCGACGCGGTGCTCGTGGCGACCTCGTCCTTCTGGCAGGGGGTGGACGTGCAGGGGGAAGCCCTCTCCCTGGTGATCCTCGACAAGCTCCCCTTCGCCGTGCCCACGGACCCGCTGGTCCGGGCCCGGGTGGAAAACCTGAGAAGGAAGGGACGCGAGCCCTTTCTCGAGTACCAGGTTCCGACGGCGGCCATCCTCCTCCAGCAGGGGGCGGGCCGGCTGATCCGGTCCAGGCGCGACCGGGGAGTGGTGGCGTGCTTCGACGTCCGACTGCGAACGAAGGCCTACGGGAGGATCCTCCTGAAGTCTCTCCCTCCGTTTCGGGTGACGGGGCGGGAGGAGGACGTGGCGGATTTCTTTCGAGCCGGCCCGGGTGGGGGTGGACCTTGA
- a CDS encoding gamma-glutamyl-gamma-aminobutyrate hydrolase family protein (Members of this family of hydrolases with an active site Cys residue belong to MEROPS family C26.) yields the protein MRRVGLTADWEAGPSDLRLVLNRAYAGWLREAGLHPVVLPSLPGDEAGSLEGLSGLVLTGGGDIPPALYGGDPEPAPEERYSHPDRSAFEFALVWRAVRMGLPLLGICLGCQTLNVALGGSLVRHLEDPERWHRRKAPDAPSPRHRLHTRPGSLIHSLYRTRDVRVLSSHHQAIGLLAEGFEATAWGPGGVVEAIESAARPNVLGVQWHPERTPRSLFSRSIARWFRDRAEAWASGRR from the coding sequence ATGCGGCGTGTCGGGCTCACGGCGGACTGGGAGGCCGGACCCTCGGACCTTCGCCTCGTGCTGAACCGGGCCTATGCCGGGTGGCTGCGGGAGGCGGGTCTCCACCCCGTCGTCCTGCCCAGCCTGCCGGGCGACGAAGCGGGATCGCTCGAAGGCCTTTCGGGTCTGGTGCTGACGGGAGGAGGGGACATTCCCCCCGCGCTCTACGGGGGCGACCCGGAACCCGCGCCGGAGGAGCGATATTCCCACCCCGACCGATCGGCCTTCGAGTTCGCCCTCGTCTGGAGGGCGGTCCGGATGGGCCTGCCCCTGCTGGGCATCTGCCTGGGGTGCCAGACGCTCAACGTGGCCCTGGGGGGTTCGCTGGTGCGCCACCTGGAGGACCCCGAACGGTGGCACCGCCGGAAGGCCCCCGATGCCCCCTCGCCTCGGCACCGGCTCCACACCCGGCCCGGGAGCCTCATTCACTCCCTCTACCGCACGAGGGACGTGCGGGTGCTCTCCTCCCACCACCAGGCCATCGGGCTCCTTGCCGAAGGCTTCGAGGCCACGGCGTGGGGGCCCGGCGGCGTGGTGGAGGCCATCGAAAGCGCCGCGCGGCCGAATGTCCTGGGCGTCCAGTGGCACCCGGAGCGTACTCCGCGGTCGCTCTTCTCACGTTCCATCGCCCGGTGGTTCCGCGACCGAGCCGAGGCCTGGGCGTCGGGTCGGCGGTGA
- a CDS encoding TlpA disulfide reductase family protein — translation MAATQPAQGSLKPFFVVVGLAVALLVVYVLRSGKPGAPAEASADRGPVVTVPILEPASAGPPLLPAAVQGKVVVLHFWATWCPPCRAEFPEFAQYARDSSNRGGYRVVAISLDQTPDPVGPFLDEAGGGFPVYMDSAGLAGELEVTAIPTTVVLDKKGRVAYRAQGAANWKPGGVPAVVENLVRE, via the coding sequence ATGGCCGCAACCCAGCCCGCCCAGGGGTCTCTCAAGCCCTTCTTCGTCGTCGTGGGCCTCGCCGTCGCGCTTCTCGTCGTGTATGTGTTGCGTTCGGGGAAGCCCGGCGCCCCTGCGGAGGCGTCCGCGGACCGGGGACCCGTGGTAACCGTTCCCATCCTCGAGCCCGCCTCCGCCGGTCCCCCCCTCCTCCCCGCGGCCGTCCAGGGAAAGGTGGTGGTTCTTCACTTCTGGGCCACCTGGTGTCCGCCGTGCCGGGCCGAGTTCCCCGAATTCGCCCAGTACGCCCGCGACTCCTCGAACCGGGGGGGCTACCGGGTGGTCGCCATCTCTCTGGATCAGACCCCCGATCCCGTCGGTCCGTTCCTCGACGAGGCCGGCGGGGGCTTTCCCGTGTACATGGACTCCGCGGGCCTGGCGGGGGAACTCGAGGTGACCGCCATTCCCACGACGGTGGTCCTGGACAAGAAGGGGCGGGTGGCGTACCGCGCCCAGGGCGCCGCCAACTGGAAGCCGGGCGGGGTGCCCGCCGTGGTGGAGAACCTGGTCCGGGAATGA
- a CDS encoding sensor domain-containing diguanylate cyclase, producing the protein MPPRTPLGLRNEALEKAYRLKSEQLRLLAEVVRTANSMLEPEALISYIMERIQLLVRSEAWSLLLVDETGEHLVFKEALGAKAQGLKELKVRVGEGIAGEVAATGRPILLNDVKASPLFNPELDKLTGFTTRSVLCVPLRSRGRTLGVLEVMNKAGGQSFEEQDLETVLLFAEPVAVALENAFLFQKVRQLSLVDDLTQLYNSRHLRQALEVEITRGRRYRYPVAVLFLDLDGFKQVNDRFGHLVGSETLRIVGEILRHGVRNVDVVARYGGDEFTIVLPNTDAEGALLVAERLREAILSHDYGSNPGFDFTLSASFGISCFPAHGETPELLIQRADQAMYKVKESTKNRCAIYSQEP; encoded by the coding sequence ATGCCTCCCCGCACCCCCCTCGGCCTGCGCAACGAGGCGCTCGAGAAGGCCTACCGCCTGAAGTCGGAGCAACTGCGCCTCCTGGCGGAGGTGGTGAGGACCGCCAACTCCATGCTGGAGCCCGAGGCCCTCATCTCCTACATTATGGAGCGCATCCAGCTCCTGGTCCGCTCCGAGGCGTGGAGCCTGCTCCTGGTGGACGAGACGGGAGAGCACCTCGTCTTCAAGGAGGCCCTCGGCGCGAAGGCCCAGGGGCTCAAGGAGCTGAAGGTCCGCGTGGGGGAGGGCATCGCCGGGGAAGTGGCCGCCACTGGACGGCCCATACTCCTGAACGACGTGAAGGCCAGCCCCCTCTTCAATCCGGAGCTGGACAAGCTCACGGGGTTCACGACCCGCTCCGTCCTCTGCGTCCCGCTCCGGAGCCGCGGACGCACCCTCGGCGTTCTCGAGGTGATGAACAAGGCCGGCGGCCAGAGCTTCGAGGAGCAGGACCTGGAAACCGTGCTCCTCTTCGCCGAGCCGGTGGCCGTGGCCCTCGAGAACGCGTTCCTGTTCCAGAAGGTGCGCCAGCTCTCCCTCGTGGACGACCTCACCCAGCTCTACAACTCGCGCCACCTCCGGCAGGCCCTCGAGGTGGAAATCACCCGGGGGCGGCGCTACCGGTACCCCGTGGCGGTGCTTTTCCTCGACCTGGACGGTTTCAAGCAGGTCAACGACCGCTTCGGGCACCTGGTGGGCAGCGAGACCCTGCGGATCGTGGGTGAGATCCTGAGGCACGGGGTGCGCAACGTCGACGTGGTGGCCCGCTATGGAGGGGACGAGTTCACCATCGTCCTTCCCAACACCGACGCCGAGGGAGCCCTCCTCGTGGCCGAGCGCCTGCGGGAGGCCATCCTGTCCCACGACTACGGGTCCAACCCCGGCTTCGATTTCACCCTTTCCGCCTCCTTCGGCATCTCGTGCTTCCCGGCCCACGGCGAGACGCCGGAACTGCTCATCCAGCGGGCCGACCAGGCCATGTACAAGGTCAAGGAATCCACCAAGAACCGGTGCGCGATCTACAGTCAGGAGCCGTGA
- a CDS encoding rod shape-determining protein: MPFSLRSPFSFLSNDLAIDLGTAYTLVYVKGKGIVVQEPSIVAVNQKTGKVEAVGTEAKEMLGRTPGNILAIKPMKDGVIADFEHTERMLDYFIKKAHNRKVIVRPRIVICIPSQITQVEKRAVRDSAYRAKASYVAMVEEPMAAAIGAGMPITEPTGNLIVDIGGGTTDVAVISMAGIVYSRTVRVAGNEMDEAIVQYIKKKYNLLIGERTSEEIKIRIGSAYPLDKEETMEVKGRDLVDGIPKTLAIATEEIREALSETVSIIIDAVKQALEQTPPELAADIVDRGIVLTGGGALLRNLDKRLREETGLPVLIADDPLSSVVLGAGKMLDDFDLLKRVALD; encoded by the coding sequence ATGCCATTCAGTCTTCGGTCGCCCTTCTCTTTCCTCTCCAACGATCTCGCCATCGACCTGGGAACGGCCTACACCCTGGTCTACGTCAAGGGCAAGGGGATCGTCGTCCAGGAGCCCTCCATCGTGGCCGTGAACCAGAAGACCGGCAAAGTGGAAGCCGTGGGAACCGAGGCGAAGGAGATGCTCGGGCGCACCCCCGGAAATATCCTGGCCATCAAGCCCATGAAAGACGGCGTCATCGCCGATTTCGAGCACACCGAGCGCATGCTCGATTATTTCATCAAGAAGGCCCACAACCGTAAGGTCATCGTCCGACCCCGCATCGTGATCTGCATCCCGAGCCAGATCACCCAGGTTGAAAAGCGCGCCGTGCGCGACTCGGCCTACCGGGCCAAGGCATCCTACGTGGCCATGGTGGAGGAGCCCATGGCCGCCGCCATCGGAGCCGGAATGCCCATCACCGAGCCCACCGGAAACCTCATCGTGGACATCGGCGGAGGGACAACGGACGTGGCGGTCATCTCCATGGCGGGCATCGTCTACTCGCGCACGGTGCGGGTTGCGGGCAACGAGATGGACGAGGCCATCGTCCAGTACATCAAGAAGAAGTACAACCTCCTCATCGGCGAGCGGACCTCCGAGGAAATCAAGATCCGCATCGGATCGGCCTACCCGCTCGACAAGGAGGAGACCATGGAGGTCAAGGGCCGCGACCTCGTGGACGGAATCCCCAAGACCCTCGCCATCGCCACCGAGGAGATTCGCGAGGCCCTGTCGGAGACCGTCTCGATCATCATCGACGCGGTGAAGCAGGCCCTGGAGCAGACCCCCCCCGAACTGGCCGCGGACATCGTGGACCGGGGTATCGTCCTCACGGGCGGCGGGGCCCTTCTGCGGAACCTCGACAAGCGCCTGCGCGAGGAGACGGGCCTCCCCGTCCTCATCGCGGACGACCCCCTCTCCTCGGTGGTCCTCGGCGCCGGCAAGATGCTGGACGACTTCGACCTCCTCAAGCGGGTCGCCCTCGACTGA